The following DNA comes from Mucilaginibacter jinjuensis.
TTTTATTAGTCAGTTTTTTACCGACTGTTGCTTCTGCCTGATCATCAAAAAATTTAAAATTGCTCATCGTCTATTAATTGATATCAACTTTACCACTCTTAATTGTGATTGAACCACTATCTAATACAATTGAACTGCCACCGCATTGAATGGTTATTTTTTGGTGCGCAGAAATTAAGATCGAACCATCTTTCTGGGTAATATTTATACCATTTCCATCGCTTGTAAGCGCAACTTCATGCTCGGCGGCGATACCAATGGTACCTGGTCCACTTTGCATTACAATAGCATTTTTACCGGTCTTATTACTTATCATGCTGGCAGCAGTGGCTTCTATTGTACCATTGGGCTCATTAACATGGATCATGTTTGATAATGAAGTGGCCAGCATCAAAGCATGCTCTGCATCATTAAAAGTAAGGTTACTCCCCTTACGCGACATCATGCCCTTAATATTGCTATTGGTAAAGCCGCCACTATCCACGTTGTTACTGTGATAAACACTGCCCATTACAACTGGTTTAGCAATATTGCCTTCTTCAAAACCTACAATTACCTGGTCGCCTTTTTCGGGTACTACTAAAAAGCCGCGGTTCTTACCAGTATCGCCGTGACCTGCATTGGGGCTCATTACCCTTAGCCATTCGGTTGGGTCGTTAGTGGTACATTGCCATTTAAACTGTACTTTAATACGGCCCTGCTTTTGCGGGTCGTCATTATCCAATACAGTAGCTAACTGCATATCAGCAAACGGTTTATCAGCATCGCGTACCGGTAGCTTTTCGCTATCGGCAGATACTCCTTCGAACGTGTTTTGATAATGTCCTACCCCATCTAACTGATGGTACACAGCAGTCACCAGAAACTTGCCGAAATCCTGCACCTGGAAACCCGTATCGGCACGCATACTGGTACTGATGCTTACAATACAGCCCAATTTTACCTGTGGGTTATCGCCATTACCCATAATGGTAAGCAGTTCAGAGATCAGGGCTTTATGCTCATCGTTCACAAAGGTGTCTATCTCTTGTTGGGAGTTAACCCGTACGTCAAGTGGCTCATTAAATTGCTTACTGTATACCTGGTTAGATGCCGCCACAGCGTGTGCCAGATCTGGCGAACCAGAGCTGTTATCTGATGGCTGCGAGCTCAGCAATTCATCCTGTTGTGAGTGGTACGAGAATTTTTTGTAATTGAGCGGCGCAATCTGCATGCCGTATTGCAGGCTGTGTAAATCGCGTCCGTATATCAACGGTGCTTCATCCAGTTTAGATGGTTTACCAAAATTAAGTTTAACACCATCGTAATAAAACCACTCATGATACTCGGCCGAAAGACGGTTTATAAAATCGAAATCGCTTTCGCGGTATTGAATGATATAGTCTATTGGAGATGTGTAAGCCGGGTTAATATTTAGGCTGATGTCGTTCTGCGGTGCATCGGCGGTTGCTTGCTGTACAATGGTTTTCAGATCTTTTGCCAGATACGATCCCAGATCCGGGCCGCGATCAATCAAAATACTCGGACTAAAACCGCTCACCACAATATCGCCCTGGAAACCATGGCTTTGTGAAATTTCAACCCGGGTAATTTTACCGATGAACTGATGCTCATATTCTTCGCCGCGACCAAATTGTACGGTAAGGTTTTTACCCATAAACTCTTTCGATTTTTCGAGGGTTATTTTATTGGTGTTTTCTACCTGATCGTGATTAAAACGCAGTTGGAAGGTGTGGTGCTCGTTAAAACGCTGCTCGAGCGTGAAACTCGAAAAATGCGTTATCTGGGTACCCTCTATACTTATATCTACTTTTATCTTGGTTTCCATATTATGAGGCTTAGTATTATTTTAATGGCCATGGGCGGTAGTAGCTTATTGCTTTATACTTACCGCCAATTTTGCCAAACACAAATCCAAATGAGGTTTCTTTACCGTTATCCTCTGTATATTGCTTTTGCAGCTCATATAAAGTGCTGCCTTTATCGGTTGCCTGCTGTAAGGTTTTATAATAGTTCTCTGTAGTAGTTTTATCAATTTCCGAAAGATCATTTTCACCGCTCGCCGGTATCAATTTTACAGCATCTTTGGTAAAAATATCATCAAAATAGGTCGGGAATTCATTTTGGCTGATGAGGCCTTCCTGTGGTTTAACCGTGGTATTGTTCAGTTCATCATTAGTCCATTGCGGCAAAGTTTGCAGTGGGAAATGAAACATGGTAACGAGCTGCGTTTTGCTTTTAGTTTTAACAGCATCTTTAAATTGCTTTAAAAATTGTCTAAACTGCTGTTCGTCGGTTAATCCTTCTTCCTTAACTATTACTGAATCTTTTTTTACTGTTTTTACAACTGTTACTGATGATGTATTGCTGGCAGGTTTATTATTGCAGCCATAACCAAACTGTATAAGCAGCAGCAGGATAATGGTATAGGTATAAAATTTAGGCGGTATCATTGGTTTAATTTCTTGGTATGCTAATCAGGGCGCGTTGTTCCATCCTTTTCAAAATTACAGCCGCCCCCAATTGGGTCGAAACAGCATCGGCATCGTAAACCCCGTCTTTTACATATTTACCCTTGGTGTAATGGTTAGAGTAGCTCCACAAATAAGGTGTATGTATACCTTTTTTGTTGTAGCCGAAACCATTATAACCCTCCAGTTTCAACAATATAAAAGGCAGGCTCCAGTTGGTTACCTGGTCGTATTTCATCAGCTTAATGGCATCAACCGCGCTTTCTTCAAAGGTAAACGGTGGGTTATGTCCAACCTTTGGCCTGTGCGCCGGTACATGCACGGTAAAACCGGTTAAAGGGTCGCCGTTGTGCAGGTGCCTTTTAAAACTAAAAGAACACTCCATATAATGCACGCAGGCAATAAAATACCAGGGTACGCCCGAACTGTTAAAGAAGCCGCTGTTAGAGAAAAAATCTGTATTTAAACCGAATGTATTACTGTTATCTGTAAACTTGCCCTGCAACAAATCAAATCCCTGGCCCCCTGTTTGGCCAAATGGCTTATTGGTAATACCAAATGGACTTGAAGTTATTGACGTATCAGCCAATAAAGGAGAAGTGGCAAAACGGTTATAAAATGGTGTGTAAGATGATTGAAATAAAGGTTGTTGGTTATTAAACAGTAAATTGGTGTTACCTCCCCCACGTACCAAATTGGAAATTCCCTCGTACCTCGACCGGTTAACAACTATCTTTTCATCAATGATCTTATCCACCTGGGCTATTTTCTCTTTGTTGATCTCGCATGTATTAAAAAGCAAAATGTACTCCATAGCTGTAGGAGCTACAGACTTCACTTTTTTGTGCACAGTAGGCGAACCCGGCTTTATTATTCTTTTCTTTTTTTTCATAAAAAATCAAGAACTGGATCGGATAAAAAAACGGAGAAGATACATTCCCTATCTTCTCCGTATCTATTAGTAGTAATTGTTAAACGGCTTATTTCGGCCAGTCGTTTTCGTGCTCGGCGTTACCAATTTTTAAGGTACGGGCCGAGATCACAAAACTTAAGGTCATTGGTGCATTACCAACTATCGATATACCTTCATTATATTGAATGATATAGCCATCCTGGAAAGAAAGTTCTTTCATTTTGGCATCTTCTTCTGATTTTTTGAAGGTGATAGTACCGCTCAGTGGTTTAAACTGGTTGTTTACCATTGATTCGATAACCGAGGTATCTTCGGTAGATTCAACCTCTACCTGAATGGTACCACCATATACGCCTGATGACGGACGCCCCTTGGCATCAACATCACGGCTTAGCGCGTAGCTGCATTGCAGTACGTCAAACTCTTTCGAGCCTATATTGATTCTTGCTTTGAAAGCCATTGTTGTAAAATTTAAAAATTGATGTAATCAGAGAACAGGCCGAACCATAAAATGTTGGCTTATTTATTCTCCCTTAATTGCTTTGTGGATTAGTTAGCGCTTACGCCTGGCCAATCGTTCACATGCTCTGCGTTACCAAGTTTTAACTTGCGTGCCGAAATGGTGAATTTGTAGCTCATCGGTGTATCACCAATAATGTTTAAACCTTCAGAATATTTCACAATGTAAGCGTCCTCAAAGGTCAGCTCTTTCATTTTTGAATCTTCTTCCGATTTTTTGATCAGTAAGGTACCGGTAAGCGGTTTGTACTGATTGTTTACCATTGATTCGATAACTGAAGTGTCTTCTGTTGATTCTACTTCGATGTCAATGGTTCCGCCATATACTCCTGAAGACGGGCGTCCTTTAGAGTCAACATCGCGGTTTAAGGCATACGAGCAATTAAGTACATCGTACTCTTTGCCCGAAAAATTTAATCTTGCTTTGAAAGCCATAACGATAAATTTTAAGGTTACTGTTAATAATTGTGAAATAGACCATCTATTTCATTTATATATTAACTACAGATAAGTACGATATATTGTTTGGAGAAAATTTAATTAATCTATAATTATTTTCACAAAAGCTTACTACCGAAGCTGTAGAGCTTTTTAAGCCATTTTTGGGCGTATTCATTTTCTAAAGAATACAAATGCCCGATGGCGCTGGTATGCACCGGCTGGATGTGGCATTTCTCAAGCAGACTCCTTTTGATGGTCAAGTAAGTGGCCTTTTGTGTGGTTTGCCAGTCGTTCCAGGCATCCTCATCCAGGATGGATACGATACGTGCCGAGCGGCCACGAAAATCATTACTAAAATTAGGCTGGTTAACCACAAACACCTGATCTGGCAAAAAAATACGGTCGAAGAAACCTTTGATCTTAAAGTTGATAGACTCTTTAAAAACCGGGCAAAACACCACGATATGGCTGGCCCATTTTAATTTTGCGAGGGCATCGATCAAATCGGGTTCCGGTTCCTCGATGCGGTTGGGGAGTTGTTTATTGGGGTTAAACTTGAGGTCGGCAATTACAATATCCTTAACCTGCGCGTCTGCACTTTCGGCACCATTACGATAGGCATCGATAAGCGATTGCGTAGTTTCGCCTTTGTTAATATCTGCATTTATAATTACTACCTGCCTCATTTACGAAGGCAAAAATAGCAGATATTACCGATAAAGGTAGCAGGTGTTAAACTTAAGCTAACATTAAATTAAAATAATTCCATTACTTATTTAAGTAATGGAATTATTGATGGTTTTGAAGTACTTATTGCTGCTTGTACTCCGAGTTCCAGGTAGTACTGGCATCTTCGCCTTTATGACCGTCGAGCTTTACAACAAAGCTCTTGGCTGGGAAGTAAGGAGTGATATTTATATCCAAATGGATCCTGTCTTTCTGTTGCTCGTCGCGTTCGAAGCGCACGATTTTGAAACGCTCGATCAATCGGTCTGGTCCCTGGATATTATCTAAAAATTTAACGATCTGCGAGCGCAGGTCCTGCTCTGTTTTAGAGTTCCAGTTTTCGAAGGCACGTCTGTTCAAAAAGTCGAACAGTACTTTAGTGATATAATCGAATACACGTACTACCGAGTAAGTCTGTAAACCAATGTTATCGCCATTGAACAATGTTTTGGCCGAGAAAGCCATTACCTTGCCATACTCGTTAACCATTGGAACCAAGCCAATACGTTCAAGATGAGAGATCTCGCTCTTTTTCAGGTCGAAACGTACACCATCAACTTCGTTAACGGCACCGTGTTTTTTACCTGCCGTAACCTGAGACATTAGCGTATAATACATTTTACCTGCCAATGCAGCTGAGCCCGGTACATACAGATCGTCCTCCTCGCCTACTTCGGCAACTTTGCCGCGGCCAACCATCCAGTTACAGGTCATGATGGTGTTTGATTTAAAGGCGTCGCCACCGGTTAAATTAGCTGAGGTAAACAAGTCGATCACATCATCCGGCTGATCCAGATCGGCAAAATCTGTTACCAGCATTACTTTATTATCAAAGGCCATTTTAGACCAGCGCTCTACCACCTTGTTTGATCCCAGGTAACCCGGAACAACCATGATCGAATAATTCTGGCGAAGATCCAGACGGTCGTAATTTTGTTTAAGCTCATTGCCGACATACTCGATAAAGCGCGGGTTATCCAGCTCTTTTAACTGATCGAGGCTGGCATTCATCAGCACCACATTTTTCAGCTTATCAGCCTCGGTATTTTTGTAGAATAAATGCAGCGAACGATAAGCCTGCTCCAGCTCACGGGTACTTTGCAGTACGTTATGAATATTTTGGTTTAGATTTTCTTCCGCCGATTGTAGCTTCTCTGTACTTTTTTCAACCATTTCGCCAACAGAACCGCCGGTTTCAAGGGCTTCAATCCATTGGTTTAGTTTTTGTTTAAGCTCTTCACGCTCCTGTTTCTTTTCGTCATCAGTTAAAAAGATCTGCTTGCGTGCTTTACGCTCGGGGTTAAGGTTCTGCAAACCGTCAATGGTGGTTTCCAGTAAATCAAATCCGCCGACCCTCGAAAGCTTGTCGAGGCTATCATTTAAACTAAGCGCCGGTGCAGCTGTTCTCTCTGCGGTTTTAAACCCTGGTTGTGACGAGGTTTCGTTGAGCGCTTGCTCGTTTTGTGTTGCCATAGTGGTAAGTATTGCTATTTAAGGTATCGGGAAATTATTGTTCGAGTTCTTTAACAAAGTTTTTAAGTGCGCTTACAAATGCTGCACGGGTTTCTTCGTTATCCAAAGTGGTTTTAAGCGTTTTGTTGGTTTTAAGCTGCTTAATAATGTTTAAGTACATTTCGCGCTCAATGTTCAGCTTACGTAAATAATTACTTTGCTGCACCAGTTTTTTAACGCCAAAATCGCCCAGGGTTTCGAACTTCAAATTTTCTGATATGGTTGAACCATCCTGTTTATCAAGCGAAACATTAACGTTTGGCTTGTAGTGCTCAAAAACATCTTCAACTGTTTTCAAACCTTCAACCTTTTCGGGGCGTAGCGGTTCGTTGTCAGTCAGTTTTTGGATAAACAGTGTTTTATTGGGAGCTATCTCCCCAAATGCTTCTGAGGTATCGACTTTTTTCTCGTTTCCTCCAATTTCGTAGTTGAACATAGGTATGTAGGATAAGTGTAGATGCTTTAATTTATTTATATAATAATGCTTTTGTTATAAAATTGTTTTATTAAACAACATTCATTAACTGTTTAGTAATTAATTAATTGACCAGGTAAGTTCATTGCCATCATCCTGTTTCGAGATGTTAACGCTTTGCCCCTTTTTTAGTTCGCCAGAAATAATGTAGCGCGATATTGGCCTTCTCAACTGGTTGCGTATAACGCCCGATAACTGCCTTGCGCCGTATTTAGGTGTAAACCCACCCAAAGCCAGCATGCTTTTTGCATCATCGCTGATACTGAAGCCAATACCCATTTTATCCAGCGAATCAGTAAGGCTTTTTAATTGGATGTCGAAAATGCGAACCACATTCTCTTCCGAGATTGGCTTAAACGGAACAATCTCAGATAACCGCGCTAAAAACTCCGGTCTGAAATGTTTGGCCATTACCTCCATTAGCTGGTTTGAAGTTGGCAGATGGCCCTGGCTCAATTGCTCGGCTAGCCACTCACTGCCTATGTTAGACGTAAACAATACAAGCGAGTTAGAGAAATCGCCTTCCTTACCCAGCCTGTCGTGCATGTGGCCTTCGTCGAGGATTTGCAGGAAGATATCGAATACAGATGGATGGGCTTTTTCGATCTCATCGAACAACAATACCGAGTAAGGTTGCTGACGAATCTTGTTCACCAATAGCCCTCCCTCTTCGTATCCCACATAACCCGGAGGCGCACCGTATAATAAGGCGGCAGAGTGCTCTTCTTTAAACTCCGACATATCGAAACGGATCATCGCCTTTTCATCATTAAACAGAAAGTCGGCAATAGATTTAGCCAGTTCTGTTTTACCGGTACCGGTTGGGCCAAGCAGGAAGAACGAGCCTATAGGCTGACCTTTCTTATTCAATCCGCTACGCGATTCGAGTATGGCATCCGATACTGCTTTCAATGCCTGATCCTGCCCTATCACGCGCTTGTTTAAAAAGCTTTCCATATTTAACAGGCGCTCTTTTTCCTGGGCTTGTATTTTGCCCATCGGGATGCCTGTTTTATAGGATATAATGGCAGCAATATCCTGTTTATCAACCACCGTGCTTTTATCTTTGGCAAGGGTTTCCAACAATGGTAAATTGCGGTCGAAGTATTCGATATATTCATCAGGTGTTTCAAAGGCGCTTACCTGTGTTTCGTCCTCCAGCTTGCCCAGAAGCACAGCACTGGTTTTATTCTGCATCAGGCTGTATAACCATTTGTAATCGCTTACATCAACGGTGTCAACTTCTGTATTTTTCAGTTCATTAAACTTGTCCTGAAGCTCGGTTAGCGTCATGTCTGATGTATCATTCATCAGCCTGATAGCAGCCATTGTACGGTCCATCAAATCAAATGCAGAATCCGGTAGTCTGCGGTCTTTCATATAGCGTTTTGCTAAGCGAACGCAATCTTTCACGGCTTCGTCATCTATCTTTAAACCGTGATGCTCTTCATAATAAGGTACCAGTTTTTCCAGCATTTTAATAGCAGTGTCAATATCCGGCTCGTTAACCTGCAATACCTCAAACCTGCGGCTAAATGCCTGCTCGGGTTCAATAATTTTACGATACTCATCAATGGTAGTAGCACCAATCACTGTGATCTCGCCACGTGCCAATTCCGGCTTTAGTAAATTACCCACGCCACCGCCGATTGGGCCTTTGTTATCTAACAAGGTATGGATCTCATCAATAAACAAGATGGCTTTATCAAACTGCTTAATCTCGCGCAGGATGTTTTTCAATCGGTCCTCTATCTCACCTTTGTATGATGCACCGGCGATTAACGAACCCAAATCCAGTTCAAACAGGTTTACATTCAGCAAAGATTGAGGCACCAGGTTGTTTACAATATCCAGCGCAAAACCATCAACCAAAGCTGTTTTACCTACCCCTGCATCACCGGTAATAATTACATTGGGTTTGGTACGGCGGCTCAGGATCTCCATAATCATCCGTGTTTCCTTATCACGGCCAATGATAGGATCAATTTTTCCCTGACGTGCCAGATCAGTACGATCTATACAATATTTTAATAACGCTGTGGTTGATTTCGAACCTGAACTACCATCTTCACCCGGAGCTGACGGTGCAACCGCATGCTGCACGCCTTCATCCTGGATATACACATCCAGTATTTCTTTTTCTTTTACCGGGAATGATTTGAGCTGACCGGCATCAAACCCAACGTTGGGTTTGGTTAAGGCAACCAGTACACAAACGGGTGTAATACTATCAAGGCCTAATTTTACCCGCACATTGTCGGCTTCTTCAAACACCAGCTTTACAGCATCGTTACCCAGCATTTCATCGGGCACGGTGATAGATTGCGGGTACTCTTCCATGCGCACATCGGCCCAGTCGCTAATGTAAGCGGCATCTTTACCAATGGAGTTCAGGAAGTTTTTTAATCCAACCTCGTTGTGCATTAAGCCCTTGAGCAAATGCGCCGGGCCGAATTCTTTATGATGGTACTCTTTTGCTAAAGATTGCGCCACCCTTACGGCTGTTTTTACCGACTCGCTTAAACTAATTACGCTCATTTTTTATTGCTTAATTGCTCCAGTTTGCCTGGGTTATGTAATAATAAACTTTGCCGTTTGATGTAAAATGTTGCTGCAGCAAGGCTTGCTGTTTAATGGTGTTACGGCTTTTAATCAGGTAATTGATGTAGGCCTCAAACTGTTGCTGCGGCATATCGCTGGCATCTTTCAGGTCAACAACCTTGTATTTCAACAATTCCTTTTTATTAGCCGGCACAACTATACCTGTGGTTTTACGGATATAATCGCCCAACTGCATGTTCTTAATGTCTGACTTAGGGAAATCCTTTAAGCCCATATTTTTACGTACAATGTTGATATAGTTCTTATACAGCTGTTTGCGATAATTACCGGCATCCTGCTGTAAGTTTTCACCAATCATTAAGGAAAGCAGGTCTGACAATTGTTTGTACTCAGCCTGGTTTAATATTACCAGATACTGTAGCTGATCCGGGTGCGCACTTACCAGGTTGGCAGGCACTTCTGCATTCATGTAATACTTGAAAGCGTTATGCGGCATATTGTCGCCCAAACTATCAGGCACCGGAGCAGCTAATTGCGACGATACAATGGTGTTTACATAACGATGCTCACGGCCAGTTAAACGGAACACACTGTCCAGCGTATGCGTTTGGGTGTAAATGTCGGTCTGGGTTTCCATCATTAAACGTTTCAATGCTCCATCCATAGCCAGGTTGGTTTTAACCACACCTTTCGGCGGGAAAATAACCGCGCCCTGGATTAAGCTGTTTTTAGGATAATCGAGGTAGAAAGAAATAGAATCTGACAATGATACATTGAACTGTTGCGTATTGCTTAGGCCCTCGCCTACTACCATACGGTTCTTTTTACGCTCGGCCAGTAAAACAGCTGACTCTGATACCAGCTTACGTGATTGGATTACGAAGTTGTTATAGATCGGGTTGTAATCACTATAAACCTGTATAGCTAACAAACGCGCATCAGCATTGGCAACTTCGGTGGCCATATCATAAGTATTATCAGATTCTGGGTTGTTGCCGGTACTACCTATCAGCACAATCAGGTTGGTTTCGTTTTTATGTGCGTTGAACATATTTAACGAAGTGTGCAAACCCTCGAACACAGGCTGGCTGTTAGCGCCAACGGTACAACCGTTTGTAATGGCAGCCTGCTTATCTAAAAAGTTAATCACTTTTCTATAGTCGGTGCTAAAAGGCTGTTGATCGATACCACCCGCATTGCAACCTATAGAGCTGCGATATACAACCGCGCCATAACTAATCTGGTTACCTTTATAATATGGTGCGAAAATGTTTTCGAACGATTGGATGGTGCTGGTTAAACCCGAGAAATAGCTGCGCATAGCGCTACCACCATCAACCACAAATATGACATTGATTTTGTGAATGTTTTTGCGGATAGCCAGATACTCGTTATAGCTTAAATGGCCGCCCTTGATATTCATAATGCTGTTGTGCGATTTATCGTAAACATCTGTAGCGATGCCCACTTTGAGATTACCAGTTGCATTACTATCTGTTGGATAAGAGGTTACAGGTAAGCTGCGCAATAAAGGTTCACCAGTATCCATCAGCGGATCAAAAACAAACGGTGTTGAAGGGCCATTGAAAGTTATGCCCTGATTAATAATCACAGCGGCAGAATCTTCGGCATCATAACCGGGTTTTGCAGCGCCGATGTATAAGCGTTCGCCCCAGCTGTGTACCGCATCTGATGGTACCCAACCGTAAATACTGCGGGCAGCACTATCAGCCAGTAACTGGCCTTCTGAACCTACCAATACAGTTTTACCATCTGGTGATTTCTTGAAAATGTATACGATCTGGTTTAAAGCAACTTTAGTTTTTTTATGCTCCATCTCTGGCGATGTATACACAAAAAGTGAATCCTTTTTATCGTAATAAACACGTGGGTTAATCAGCGGACCTTTGCCCGATACTATGGCAATTGCTTTTTCTGGGTAACCACTGTTAGCATTTACATAAGCTGATTGCCATAGCAATACTTTATCCTTATTGATCCAGCCGTAGCTTAAGGCAGCTTTTTTATTGGTTAGCTTGCGGCCTTGCACCATACCATCCTGGTATTTAATCAATTTGAGGTAGCCGTTGCGGGTTTCGCTCACATAAAACGGCTCCATAAATTTGATCTTCTTCATTACCAATGATCCCCCCGGTGCGGTATAGGTATAGTTCTCGTCGCGGTCAGAGAATACGATCCACGGTAGCGATGTGCTTTTGCCATCGTCGTACACGTTGGTTTTGTTATTCGGTTTTTCGAAAGCAGCCGGTAAGGTGGCTA
Coding sequences within:
- a CDS encoding NAD(P)H-dependent oxidoreductase, yielding MRQVVIINADINKGETTQSLIDAYRNGAESADAQVKDIVIADLKFNPNKQLPNRIEEPEPDLIDALAKLKWASHIVVFCPVFKESINFKIKGFFDRIFLPDQVFVVNQPNFSNDFRGRSARIVSILDEDAWNDWQTTQKATYLTIKRSLLEKCHIQPVHTSAIGHLYSLENEYAQKWLKKLYSFGSKLL
- the tssD gene encoding type VI secretion system tube protein TssD — encoded protein: MAFKARINIGSKEFDVLQCSYALSRDVDAKGRPSSGVYGGTIQVEVESTEDTSVIESMVNNQFKPLSGTITFKKSEEDAKMKELSFQDGYIIQYNEGISIVGNAPMTLSFVISARTLKIGNAEHENDWPK
- a CDS encoding type VI secretion system contractile sheath small subunit produces the protein MFNYEIGGNEKKVDTSEAFGEIAPNKTLFIQKLTDNEPLRPEKVEGLKTVEDVFEHYKPNVNVSLDKQDGSTISENLKFETLGDFGVKKLVQQSNYLRKLNIEREMYLNIIKQLKTNKTLKTTLDNEETRAAFVSALKNFVKELEQ
- the tssD gene encoding type VI secretion system tube protein TssD, whose product is MAFKARLNFSGKEYDVLNCSYALNRDVDSKGRPSSGVYGGTIDIEVESTEDTSVIESMVNNQYKPLTGTLLIKKSEEDSKMKELTFEDAYIVKYSEGLNIIGDTPMSYKFTISARKLKLGNAEHVNDWPGVSAN
- a CDS encoding DUF5458 family protein; amino-acid sequence: MATQNEQALNETSSQPGFKTAERTAAPALSLNDSLDKLSRVGGFDLLETTIDGLQNLNPERKARKQIFLTDDEKKQEREELKQKLNQWIEALETGGSVGEMVEKSTEKLQSAEENLNQNIHNVLQSTRELEQAYRSLHLFYKNTEADKLKNVVLMNASLDQLKELDNPRFIEYVGNELKQNYDRLDLRQNYSIMVVPGYLGSNKVVERWSKMAFDNKVMLVTDFADLDQPDDVIDLFTSANLTGGDAFKSNTIMTCNWMVGRGKVAEVGEEDDLYVPGSAALAGKMYYTLMSQVTAGKKHGAVNEVDGVRFDLKKSEISHLERIGLVPMVNEYGKVMAFSAKTLFNGDNIGLQTYSVVRVFDYITKVLFDFLNRRAFENWNSKTEQDLRSQIVKFLDNIQGPDRLIERFKIVRFERDEQQKDRIHLDINITPYFPAKSFVVKLDGHKGEDASTTWNSEYKQQ
- the tssR gene encoding type VI secretion system protein TssR domain-containing protein, giving the protein MKNLLYIAFILTTLAANAQSPVSINKKVATLPAAFEKPNNKTNVYDDGKSTSLPWIVFSDRDENYTYTAPGGSLVMKKIKFMEPFYVSETRNGYLKLIKYQDGMVQGRKLTNKKAALSYGWINKDKVLLWQSAYVNANSGYPEKAIAIVSGKGPLINPRVYYDKKDSLFVYTSPEMEHKKTKVALNQIVYIFKKSPDGKTVLVGSEGQLLADSAARSIYGWVPSDAVHSWGERLYIGAAKPGYDAEDSAAVIINQGITFNGPSTPFVFDPLMDTGEPLLRSLPVTSYPTDSNATGNLKVGIATDVYDKSHNSIMNIKGGHLSYNEYLAIRKNIHKINVIFVVDGGSAMRSYFSGLTSTIQSFENIFAPYYKGNQISYGAVVYRSSIGCNAGGIDQQPFSTDYRKVINFLDKQAAITNGCTVGANSQPVFEGLHTSLNMFNAHKNETNLIVLIGSTGNNPESDNTYDMATEVANADARLLAIQVYSDYNPIYNNFVIQSRKLVSESAVLLAERKKNRMVVGEGLSNTQQFNVSLSDSISFYLDYPKNSLIQGAVIFPPKGVVKTNLAMDGALKRLMMETQTDIYTQTHTLDSVFRLTGREHRYVNTIVSSQLAAPVPDSLGDNMPHNAFKYYMNAEVPANLVSAHPDQLQYLVILNQAEYKQLSDLLSLMIGENLQQDAGNYRKQLYKNYINIVRKNMGLKDFPKSDIKNMQLGDYIRKTTGIVVPANKKELLKYKVVDLKDASDMPQQQFEAYINYLIKSRNTIKQQALLQQHFTSNGKVYYYITQANWSN
- a CDS encoding type VI secretion system Vgr family protein, with protein sequence METKIKVDISIEGTQITHFSSFTLEQRFNEHHTFQLRFNHDQVENTNKITLEKSKEFMGKNLTVQFGRGEEYEHQFIGKITRVEISQSHGFQGDIVVSGFSPSILIDRGPDLGSYLAKDLKTIVQQATADAPQNDISLNINPAYTSPIDYIIQYRESDFDFINRLSAEYHEWFYYDGVKLNFGKPSKLDEAPLIYGRDLHSLQYGMQIAPLNYKKFSYHSQQDELLSSQPSDNSSGSPDLAHAVAASNQVYSKQFNEPLDVRVNSQQEIDTFVNDEHKALISELLTIMGNGDNPQVKLGCIVSISTSMRADTGFQVQDFGKFLVTAVYHQLDGVGHYQNTFEGVSADSEKLPVRDADKPFADMQLATVLDNDDPQKQGRIKVQFKWQCTTNDPTEWLRVMSPNAGHGDTGKNRGFLVVPEKGDQVIVGFEEGNIAKPVVMGSVYHSNNVDSGGFTNSNIKGMMSRKGSNLTFNDAEHALMLATSLSNMIHVNEPNGTIEATAASMISNKTGKNAIVMQSGPGTIGIAAEHEVALTSDGNGINITQKDGSILISAHQKITIQCGGSSIVLDSGSITIKSGKVDIN
- a CDS encoding ATP-dependent Clp protease ATP-binding subunit; protein product: MSVISLSESVKTAVRVAQSLAKEYHHKEFGPAHLLKGLMHNEVGLKNFLNSIGKDAAYISDWADVRMEEYPQSITVPDEMLGNDAVKLVFEEADNVRVKLGLDSITPVCVLVALTKPNVGFDAGQLKSFPVKEKEILDVYIQDEGVQHAVAPSAPGEDGSSGSKSTTALLKYCIDRTDLARQGKIDPIIGRDKETRMIMEILSRRTKPNVIITGDAGVGKTALVDGFALDIVNNLVPQSLLNVNLFELDLGSLIAGASYKGEIEDRLKNILREIKQFDKAILFIDEIHTLLDNKGPIGGGVGNLLKPELARGEITVIGATTIDEYRKIIEPEQAFSRRFEVLQVNEPDIDTAIKMLEKLVPYYEEHHGLKIDDEAVKDCVRLAKRYMKDRRLPDSAFDLMDRTMAAIRLMNDTSDMTLTELQDKFNELKNTEVDTVDVSDYKWLYSLMQNKTSAVLLGKLEDETQVSAFETPDEYIEYFDRNLPLLETLAKDKSTVVDKQDIAAIISYKTGIPMGKIQAQEKERLLNMESFLNKRVIGQDQALKAVSDAILESRSGLNKKGQPIGSFFLLGPTGTGKTELAKSIADFLFNDEKAMIRFDMSEFKEEHSAALLYGAPPGYVGYEEGGLLVNKIRQQPYSVLLFDEIEKAHPSVFDIFLQILDEGHMHDRLGKEGDFSNSLVLFTSNIGSEWLAEQLSQGHLPTSNQLMEVMAKHFRPEFLARLSEIVPFKPISEENVVRIFDIQLKSLTDSLDKMGIGFSISDDAKSMLALGGFTPKYGARQLSGVIRNQLRRPISRYIISGELKKGQSVNISKQDDGNELTWSIN